The DNA window GCCGCGGATACCGCACGGTTGGCAGCACACGTTCGTCACCGCACACCGGCGGGTCGAGCGTGAAGGTTCGATCGGGTTGGCCGCGACCGCGCACATGTTGCGGCACTCGTTCGCTTTGCGATGGTTCTCTGTCGGTCGGTTGTCGTACGAGCGGCGCTTCGCCCACCTCGATGCCGAGGAGATGCGGGACTACCGGGCACAGTTCGGTGACACCTGGTACTTCGTGGTGACGTGGCTTCGGTTACAACGAGATCGAGCGCGCTCGGTCACCTGGAAAGCGCCGTTCAGTGATGGTCAGGCCTCGCTTGCGCGTACCGCGACGAGCGCGACCTCGACCCGGTTGCGTGCGCCTGTGGCCCTCAAGATCGACGTCATGTGCGTCTTGACCGTGGCCTCGGCCATGAACAGGTCGGCGGCGATCTCTGCGTTGGAGCAGCCCCTGCCAACCAGTCGGATCACGTCCTGCTCACGGGCGGTCAGCCGGTCGAACAGCGTGCGGGCCTGCTGGGCCTGACCAAACCCGGCGATCTGGCTTTCTTCAAGGACCCGGCGGACCACGGCTGGGGAGAAGAACGCGCCACCGGATGCCGCAGCGTGGACGGCCATGAGCAACTCGCGCGGACTTCCTGCCTTCAGAACGAACCCGTCGGCCCCGAGCACGATCGCCTGAGAGA is part of the Rhodococcus sovatensis genome and encodes:
- a CDS encoding response regulator transcription factor, with translation MENIAVRVLVADDEPLVRAGIVGLLGTDPGIEVVAQAGDGQQALDVLRSRRVDVALLDVRMPGTSGLEALAQARREGLGGRYVFVTTFGEDEYVSQAIVLGADGFVLKAGSPRELLMAVHAAASGGAFFSPAVVRRVLEESQIAGFGQAQQARTLFDRLTAREQDVIRLVGRGCSNAEIAADLFMAEATVKTHMTSILRATGARNRVEVALVAVRASEA